In one Gossypium hirsutum isolate 1008001.06 chromosome D09, Gossypium_hirsutum_v2.1, whole genome shotgun sequence genomic region, the following are encoded:
- the LOC121220722 gene encoding wall-associated receptor kinase-like 9, with product MGFHLPLYLILLLLFMLCPILQAAESQEPACGKEACGNITIPSPFGIHSTCCTEPWFRVTCNPTLNGVKPFINVNGIDLEVLGKALYSNAILINNPVTYINCDSINKVSGRVNLLGTPFFFSSKRNYFGSVGCGNSATILSNEAVSLGGCIQPRCDDDASESGCFTQITANLTSYTVNMTAMYPDSKRCASAFIFSKYSFRSAYPLPTGINNGTTQVPAVLNWNSTYCDDGVCGRPGLGPINVNTDKVWYCGNVTFHYPFRMKDQDYETDDWFEVAGLSSFYINMSNRVDSSDYRKKKSCGFASLISDDYDLEDSDISSRTHVPTQLQWGTPLIGECYLNDSSNISCTSDGEYCWSRLSSTHLCACDRDIRIYSTLCKDGNCGDYQYCSMLCLNTPTNYCSSESCPPNHYEYNSTGFRCERKKQTQNTHDLTSIIIGCSTSIGTLFLLLATWSVYKVLKRKQKIMLKQKYFKRNGGLLLQQHLSSNEGNVEKIKLFTSKEMEKATDHYNENRILGQGGQGTVYKGMLIDGSIVAIKKSKMVEGKKFDEKKERG from the exons ATGGGTTTTCACTTACCGCTTTACCTCATCCTCCTACTCCTCTTCATGTTGTGCCCAATATTACAAGCAGCAGAATCTCAAGAACCTGCCTGTGGTAAAGAAGCATGTGGAAATATTACAATTCCATCCCCTTTTGGAATCCATAGCACCTGCTGTACGGAACCTTGGTTTAGAGTGACTTGCAACCCAACCCTCAATGGGGTAAAGCCATTCATAAACGTAAATGGCATCGATCTGGAGGTACTTGGAAAAGCCTTATATTCAAACGCCATTCTCATCAACAATCCGGTTACTTACATTAATTGTGACAGTATAAACAAGGTTAGTGGGAGGGTCAATCTCTTAGGCACTCCATTTTTCTTCTCAAGTAAGAGGAATTATTTCGGGTCAGTAGGTTGCGGAAATTCGGCTACTATTTTAAGTAACGAAGCTGTTTCACTTGGCGGCTGCATTCAGCCAAGGTGTGACGATGATGCTTCTGAATCTGGCTGCTTTACTCAAATTACTGCAAATCTCACTTCCTATACCGTCAACATGACAGCCATGTATCCTGACAGCAAAAGATGCGCATCTGCTTTCATCTTTAGCAAGTACTCTTTCCGTAGTGCTTACCCATTACCCACTGGCATCAATAATGGAACTACGCAAGTTCCCGCCGTGCTCAACTGGAATTCCACCTATTGCGATGACGGAG TATGTGGAAGACCAGGACTAGGACCTATCAACGTCAACACCGACAAGGTATGGTACTGCGGAAATGTTACTTTTCACTACCCCTTTAGAATGAAGGACCAAGATTATGAAACTGACGATTGGTTTGAA GTTGCG GGTCTCAGTTCATTCTACATAAACATGAGTAATAGGGTTGATTCTAGTGATTATAGGAAGAAAAAATCATGCGGATTTGCTTCCTTGATTTCTGATGACTATGATTTAGAAGATTCTGATATAAGTAGTAGGACGCATGTCCCAACACAGCTGCAATGGGGCACACCATTAATTGGAGAATGCTATTTGAATGATAGTTCGAACATTTCTTGTACATCCGATGGTGAATATTGCTGGTCGAGGTTGAGCTCTACTCATCTATGTGCGTGTGATAGGGATATTCGCATTTATTCGACGTTATGCAAag ATGGGAATTGTGGGGATTATCAGTATTGTAGCATGCTTTGTTTGAATACCCCTACCAACTATTGCTCGTCGGAGTCTTGCCCTCCTAATCATTATGAATATAATAGTACGGGATTTCGTTGTGAGCGCAAAAAACAAACTCAAAATACTCATGACTTGACAAGTATTATTATAG GTTGCAGCACTAGTATTGGGACACTATTTCTACTACTCGCAACATGGAGTGTGTACAAAGTcctcaaaagaaaacaaaaaatcatGCTGAAGCAGAAATACTTCAAAAGGAATGGAGGTTTGTTACTGCAACAACATTTGTCTAGCAATGAAGGTAATGTTgaaaaaattaagttatttacTTCAAAAGAGATGGAAAAGGCGACGGATCATTATAATGAAAACCGAATCCTTGGTCAAGGAGGTCAAGGGACTGTTTATAAAGGAATGCTAATAGATGGAAGCATTGTGGCTATTAAGAAATCCAAAATGGTGGAAGgaaagaaatttgatgaaaagaag GAACGTGGTTAA